The Kitasatospora sp. NBC_00374 genome has a segment encoding these proteins:
- a CDS encoding sensor histidine kinase has translation MSEAVPPKPAHPPRRARRGPVRWYRSRSLRSRLSMLTAAAVAFAIALSALACWFLVRDRLYEQVHNNLAEAAADPFFNGPPRQDNALSCASTPAAAVAVAQSATDRHRPLKWDIELIAADGSACFPDGASRAIQTSPADLSVLTSRTVSYRDGQYVDGKPARVLAFPVKVTQLNQPLKQYVALVALPVESVQDSLNNLALVLLAVVGVGTVGAGFIGRLVARSALRPVDDLTDVVEHIARTEEVGTTIPVHGSDEIARLSTSFNSMSTALANSRDRQTRLIADAGHELRTPLTSLRTNVDLLIRSDDTGRALPPATRARMLGNMKAQMQELTLLIGDLLQLSRPDSPKPGQNMSVVALHEIAERAVDRARLRGPGLVFELDISPWYVHGDGPALERAVINLLDNAVKYSPPGGAVEVGLNAGRLTVRDHGPGIPAEELPYVFDRFWRSPSSRQLPGSGLGLSIVAQAVRDSGGEVSLGPAADGGPGALATILLPGEAAPPR, from the coding sequence GTGAGCGAGGCCGTCCCGCCGAAGCCCGCCCACCCGCCCAGGCGCGCGCGGCGCGGGCCGGTCCGGTGGTACCGCAGCCGCTCGCTGCGCAGCCGGCTGTCCATGCTCACCGCCGCCGCGGTGGCGTTCGCGATCGCGCTGTCCGCGCTGGCCTGCTGGTTCCTGGTCCGGGACCGGCTGTACGAGCAAGTCCACAACAACCTGGCCGAGGCGGCCGCGGACCCGTTCTTCAACGGCCCGCCGCGGCAGGACAACGCCCTGTCCTGCGCGTCGACGCCGGCGGCGGCGGTCGCCGTCGCCCAGTCCGCGACCGACCGGCACCGGCCCCTGAAGTGGGACATCGAGCTGATCGCCGCGGACGGCTCGGCCTGTTTCCCCGACGGCGCCTCCCGCGCCATCCAGACCTCGCCCGCCGATCTGTCGGTGCTGACCTCCCGCACGGTCTCCTACCGGGACGGCCAGTACGTGGACGGCAAGCCCGCCCGGGTACTGGCCTTCCCGGTGAAGGTCACGCAGCTCAACCAGCCCCTGAAGCAGTACGTGGCGCTGGTCGCCCTGCCGGTGGAGAGCGTCCAGGACTCGCTGAACAACCTCGCGCTGGTGCTGCTCGCCGTGGTCGGCGTCGGCACGGTCGGTGCCGGGTTCATCGGCCGCCTGGTCGCCCGGTCCGCGCTGCGGCCGGTCGACGACCTCACCGACGTGGTCGAGCACATCGCCCGTACCGAGGAGGTCGGCACGACCATCCCGGTGCACGGCAGCGACGAGATCGCCCGGCTGTCCACCTCGTTCAACTCCATGTCCACCGCGCTCGCCAACTCCCGCGACCGGCAGACCCGGCTGATCGCGGACGCCGGCCACGAGCTGCGCACCCCGCTCACCTCGCTGCGGACCAACGTCGACCTGCTGATCCGCAGCGACGACACCGGCCGGGCGCTGCCGCCCGCCACCCGGGCCAGGATGCTGGGCAACATGAAGGCGCAGATGCAGGAGCTGACCCTGCTGATCGGCGACCTGCTGCAGCTCTCCCGCCCGGACTCCCCCAAGCCCGGGCAGAACATGTCCGTCGTGGCCCTGCACGAGATCGCCGAACGGGCCGTCGACCGGGCCCGGCTGCGGGGCCCGGGGCTCGTCTTCGAGCTGGACATCAGCCCCTGGTACGTGCACGGCGACGGCCCCGCGCTGGAACGGGCGGTGATCAACCTGCTGGACAACGCGGTGAAGTACAGCCCGCCCGGCGGGGCCGTCGAGGTGGGGCTGAACGCCGGCCGGCTGACGGTCCGTGACCACGGCCCGGGCATCCCGGCGGAGGAACTGCCGTACGTCTTCGACCGCTTCTGGCGCTCGCCGTCCTCGCGGCAGCTGCCGGGGTCGGGGCTCGGCCTGTCGATCGTGGCGCAGGCCGTCCGGGACAGCGGTGGTGAGGTGTCGCTCGGCCCCGCCGCGGACGGCGGCCCGGGCGCGCTGGCCACCATCCTGCTGCCCGGCGAAGCGGCCCCGCCGCGGTAA
- a CDS encoding response regulator transcription factor — protein sequence MNPPADDRTPAEAAGPTARVLVVDDEPALRDALESSLAFEGYEVATATDGYEALEAVERQRPDLVLLDIMMPRMDGLTTVRRMRSRGDAVPVLMLTARDAVGDRVTGLDVGADDYLAKPFELDELLARVRALLRRNALAAEAAARASVDTDASEVLAFADLRMNLATREVTREGRPIELTRTEFMLLEMFLAHPRQVLTREQILKAVWGFDFEPSSNSLDVYVMYLRRKTEQGGMPRVIQTVRGVGYALRSATGAAA from the coding sequence ATGAATCCCCCCGCCGACGACCGCACCCCTGCCGAGGCCGCGGGCCCCACCGCCCGCGTTCTGGTGGTCGACGACGAGCCCGCCCTGCGGGACGCCCTGGAGAGCAGCCTCGCCTTCGAGGGCTACGAGGTGGCCACCGCCACCGACGGCTACGAGGCCCTGGAGGCCGTCGAACGCCAGCGGCCCGACCTCGTGCTGCTCGACATCATGATGCCCCGGATGGACGGGCTCACCACCGTCCGCCGGATGCGCTCACGCGGCGACGCCGTACCGGTCCTGATGCTCACCGCCCGCGACGCGGTCGGCGACCGGGTCACCGGCCTGGACGTGGGCGCCGACGACTACCTGGCCAAGCCCTTCGAACTGGACGAACTGCTCGCCCGGGTCCGCGCCCTGCTGCGCCGCAACGCCCTCGCCGCCGAGGCCGCCGCCCGGGCCTCGGTCGACACCGACGCCAGCGAGGTGCTGGCCTTCGCCGACCTGCGGATGAACCTCGCCACCCGCGAGGTCACCCGCGAGGGCCGCCCGATCGAGCTGACCCGCACCGAGTTCATGCTGCTGGAGATGTTCCTGGCGCACCCCCGCCAGGTGCTGACCAGGGAGCAGATCCTCAAGGCGGTCTGGGGCTTCGACTTCGAACCGTCCTCCAACTCGCTCGACGTGTACGTGATGTACCTGCGCCGCAAGACCGAGCAGGGCGGCATGCCCCGCGTCATCCAGACCGTCCGAGGCGTCGGCTACGCCCTGCGGAGCGCCACCGGCGCGGCAGCGTGA
- a CDS encoding S1C family serine protease produces the protein MSEQQRSNPDRHPDAPYGSHAQGSHAQGHHDPHGQHPGWAPPQPVEPPTAHVLEGTVLRDDTGSSHHDRPGTPEPPAPPEPATGPADHRGHRARRGLLKSRLVLVAAVATVAALIGGVTGGVLADAHDDRAGAASTLVSPVSAKSDGTANVSAIAAAVSPSVVQITVKTASGTATGTGVVVTSGGQILTNYHVISGAVSDGGRVTVTFKDGKTATATVTGTDKGLDIAVIDAAGVSGLTAAALGDSSGVRVGDEVVAIGNPEGLTGTVTSGIISAMNRKVTVQVDEGSTRGNGGFGFPNLPGLNGSRSTAAGGDTATYQALQTDAALNPGNSGGPLLNANGQVIGINSAMYSASGAGSTADSGTAGSVGLGFAIPINDVKQVLSELQAGQNL, from the coding sequence ATGAGCGAGCAGCAGCGCAGCAACCCGGACCGGCACCCCGACGCCCCGTACGGCTCCCACGCCCAGGGCTCCCACGCCCAGGGCCACCACGACCCGCACGGTCAGCACCCCGGTTGGGCCCCGCCGCAGCCCGTCGAGCCGCCCACCGCGCACGTCCTGGAGGGCACGGTGCTCCGGGACGACACCGGCAGCTCCCACCACGACCGGCCCGGCACCCCGGAACCGCCCGCCCCGCCCGAGCCCGCGACCGGTCCGGCCGACCACCGCGGCCACCGGGCCCGGCGCGGCCTGCTCAAGAGCCGGCTCGTCCTGGTCGCGGCGGTCGCCACCGTCGCCGCCCTGATCGGCGGCGTCACCGGCGGCGTGCTCGCGGACGCCCACGACGACCGGGCCGGTGCGGCCTCGACCCTGGTCAGCCCGGTCTCGGCGAAGTCCGACGGCACCGCGAACGTCTCCGCGATCGCCGCGGCCGTCTCGCCCAGCGTCGTCCAGATCACCGTGAAGACCGCGAGCGGCACCGCCACCGGCACCGGCGTGGTCGTCACCTCCGGCGGACAGATCCTCACCAACTACCACGTGATCTCCGGCGCGGTCTCCGACGGCGGCCGGGTCACCGTCACCTTCAAGGACGGGAAGACCGCGACCGCCACCGTCACCGGCACCGACAAGGGCCTCGACATCGCCGTGATCGACGCCGCCGGGGTCTCCGGCCTCACCGCGGCCGCGCTCGGCGACTCCTCCGGCGTCCGGGTCGGCGACGAGGTGGTCGCCATCGGCAACCCCGAGGGCCTGACCGGGACGGTCACCTCCGGCATCATCAGCGCCATGAACCGCAAGGTCACCGTCCAGGTCGACGAGGGCTCCACCCGGGGCAACGGCGGCTTCGGCTTCCCCAACCTGCCCGGCCTGAACGGCAGCCGCTCCACCGCGGCCGGCGGCGACACCGCCACGTACCAGGCCCTGCAGACCGACGCCGCGCTCAACCCCGGCAACTCCGGCGGCCCGCTGCTCAACGCCAACGGCCAGGTGATCGGGATCAACTCCGCGATGTACTCGGCGAGCGGCGCCGGCTCCACCGCCGACTCCGGCACGGCGGGCAGCGTGGGCCTCGGCTTCGCCATCCCGATCAACGACGTCAAGCAGGTCCTCTCCGAGCTGCAGGCCGGTCAGAACCTGTAA
- a CDS encoding LacI family DNA-binding transcriptional regulator codes for MAKVTRDDVARLAGTSTAVVSYVINNGPRPVAPATKEKVLAAIEQLGYRPNSVAQAMASRRTNLIGMVVPDARQPFFAEMAHAVERAASERGKLVLIGNSDYVDDREVHYVRAFLGMRVSGLILVSQGPSQRAAEEFAAMEGAKVVLLHRRPEAIDDVAVVTEDVVGAEEAVRHLLEVHGHPYVVCFGGPVESPAPGDPVIDHVEGWQRAMEAHELAVEPNLVDAPFHRYGAYEVAVKLLRSPQRPPAIFCSTDDQAIGVLRAAREVGLRVPEDLAVAGFDDIPEAALADPPLTTVASDRDAMARAAVDLVLDDSLMVPGSGTERVRKFPSHLVIRRSCGCGGADQP; via the coding sequence GTGGCCAAGGTGACGCGCGACGATGTAGCCCGACTGGCTGGGACCTCGACCGCGGTCGTCAGCTATGTGATCAACAACGGGCCGCGCCCTGTCGCGCCCGCGACCAAGGAGAAGGTGCTCGCTGCGATCGAGCAGCTCGGGTACCGCCCCAACAGCGTGGCCCAGGCGATGGCCTCCCGCCGCACCAACCTGATCGGCATGGTGGTGCCGGACGCCCGGCAGCCCTTCTTCGCCGAGATGGCGCACGCCGTGGAACGCGCCGCCTCCGAGCGCGGCAAGCTGGTGCTGATCGGCAACTCCGACTACGTCGACGACCGCGAGGTCCACTACGTCCGCGCCTTCCTCGGCATGCGGGTCTCCGGCCTGATCCTGGTCAGCCAGGGCCCCTCGCAGCGCGCGGCCGAGGAGTTCGCCGCCATGGAGGGCGCCAAGGTGGTGCTGCTGCACCGCCGCCCCGAGGCGATCGACGACGTCGCGGTGGTCACCGAGGACGTCGTCGGCGCCGAGGAGGCCGTGCGCCACCTGCTGGAGGTGCACGGCCACCCGTACGTGGTCTGCTTCGGCGGCCCGGTGGAGTCCCCCGCGCCCGGCGACCCGGTCATCGACCACGTCGAGGGCTGGCAGCGCGCCATGGAGGCGCACGAGCTGGCCGTCGAGCCGAACCTGGTCGACGCCCCGTTCCACCGCTACGGCGCCTACGAGGTCGCGGTGAAGCTGCTGCGCTCCCCGCAGCGGCCGCCGGCCATCTTCTGCTCCACCGACGACCAGGCGATCGGCGTGCTGCGGGCCGCCCGCGAGGTCGGCCTGCGGGTCCCCGAGGACCTCGCGGTGGCCGGCTTCGACGACATCCCCGAGGCGGCGCTCGCCGACCCGCCGCTGACCACCGTCGCCTCGGACCGGGACGCGATGGCCCGGGCCGCCGTCGACCTGGTGCTGGACGACTCGCTGATGGTCCCCGGTTCCGGCACCGAGCGGGTCCGCAAGTTCCCCTCCCACCTGGTGATCCGCCGCTCCTGCGGCTGCGGCGGCGCCGACCAGCCGTAA
- a CDS encoding response regulator transcription factor, whose protein sequence is MSSLLLLTNALQPSAEVLPALGLLLHNVRVAPAEGSALVDTPSADVILVDGRRDLPQIRSLCQLLRSTGIGCPLILVVTEGGLAAVTAEWGIDDVLLDTAGPAEVEARLRLAMGRLQVVADDSPMEIRNGDLSVDEATYSAKLKGRVLDLTFKEFELLKYLAQHPGRVFTRAQLLQEVWGYDYFGGTRTVDVHVRRLRAKLGVEHEQLIGTVRNVGYRFVVPEKPDKGERPGSEPARASTGAAQQA, encoded by the coding sequence ATGAGTTCTCTCCTCCTGCTCACCAACGCCCTCCAGCCGTCCGCCGAGGTACTGCCGGCCCTCGGGCTGCTGCTGCACAACGTCCGGGTCGCGCCCGCCGAGGGCTCGGCGCTGGTCGACACCCCGAGCGCCGACGTCATCCTGGTCGACGGCCGGCGTGATCTGCCGCAGATCCGCAGCCTGTGCCAGCTGCTCCGCTCCACCGGCATCGGCTGCCCGCTGATCCTGGTGGTCACCGAGGGCGGCCTGGCCGCCGTCACCGCGGAGTGGGGCATCGACGACGTCCTGCTCGACACCGCGGGCCCGGCCGAGGTCGAGGCCCGGCTGCGGCTGGCCATGGGCCGGCTGCAGGTGGTCGCCGACGACAGCCCGATGGAGATCCGCAACGGCGACCTCTCGGTCGACGAGGCCACCTACTCCGCCAAGCTCAAGGGCCGCGTCCTCGACCTCACCTTCAAGGAGTTCGAGCTGCTCAAGTACCTCGCCCAGCACCCCGGCCGGGTCTTCACCCGGGCGCAGCTGCTGCAGGAGGTCTGGGGCTACGACTACTTCGGCGGCACCCGCACGGTGGACGTCCACGTCCGACGGCTGCGGGCCAAGCTCGGGGTCGAGCACGAGCAGCTGATCGGGACCGTCCGCAACGTCGGCTACCGGTTCGTGGTGCCGGAGAAGCCGGACAAGGGCGAGCGCCCCGGCAGCGAGCCCGCGCGCGCCTCGACCGGCGCCGCGCAGCAGGCCTGA
- a CDS encoding MoaD/ThiS family protein, protein MTATTDARTADASPVRVSGTMRYWAAAKAAAGVAEEPYLAATLAEALAAVRARHAGRPELLRVLGACSYLVDSDPVGGRDHAAVRLSAGGTVEVLPPFAGG, encoded by the coding sequence ATGACTGCGACCACCGATGCCCGGACCGCGGACGCCTCACCCGTTCGAGTGAGCGGCACGATGCGCTACTGGGCTGCCGCCAAGGCGGCGGCGGGCGTGGCCGAGGAGCCGTACCTGGCGGCCACGCTGGCCGAGGCACTGGCCGCGGTCCGCGCCCGGCACGCCGGCCGGCCGGAGCTGCTGCGGGTGCTCGGCGCCTGCTCGTACCTGGTCGACAGTGACCCGGTCGGCGGGCGGGACCATGCCGCGGTGCGGCTGAGCGCGGGCGGCACGGTCGAGGTGCTGCCGCCCTTCGCCGGGGGCTGA
- a CDS encoding DUF2993 domain-containing protein produces MDDGTPSGGDDPRGSEMRGWLKLTIGLGVLTGLLVGADRVAVGVAEDEAADRLVSSGRLSTRPNVSIDGFPFLTQALSGEFDGVKLAADGVQVSDGRQQVSVHAFKASLSGVSVGDSYRSATVRSATGSGLISYPDAAKLVQGAERLDFSYGGPGKVKASVAGISIGEGKVHSEGNTVVADGFQLTGMAAALNGKMKDLLAPRSFTLSRLPAGLSLAGVTPEPEGLLLDFRGSDVRLIG; encoded by the coding sequence ATGGACGACGGCACGCCGTCCGGCGGCGACGACCCACGGGGGAGTGAGATGCGGGGCTGGCTGAAGCTGACGATCGGTCTTGGGGTGCTGACCGGCCTACTGGTCGGGGCGGACCGGGTCGCGGTCGGGGTGGCCGAGGACGAGGCCGCCGACCGACTGGTGAGCAGCGGCCGGCTGAGCACCCGGCCGAACGTGTCGATCGACGGTTTCCCCTTCCTCACCCAGGCCCTGTCCGGCGAGTTCGACGGCGTCAAGCTCGCCGCGGACGGGGTGCAGGTCAGCGACGGCCGCCAGCAGGTCTCGGTGCACGCCTTCAAGGCCAGCCTCTCGGGCGTCTCGGTCGGCGACTCCTACCGCAGCGCCACCGTCCGCAGCGCCACCGGCAGCGGGCTGATCTCGTACCCGGACGCCGCCAAGCTGGTGCAGGGCGCGGAACGGCTCGACTTCTCCTACGGCGGGCCCGGCAAGGTGAAGGCCTCGGTGGCGGGGATCTCGATCGGCGAGGGCAAGGTGCACAGCGAGGGCAACACCGTGGTCGCCGACGGGTTCCAACTCACCGGCATGGCGGCGGCGTTGAACGGGAAGATGAAGGATCTGCTGGCGCCGCGGAGCTTCACGCTGAGCCGGCTGCCGGCCGGGCTGAGCCTGGCGGGGGTGACCCCGGAGCCGGAGGGGCTGCTGCTCGACTTCCGCGGCAGCGACGTCCGGCTGATCGGCTGA
- a CDS encoding putative leader peptide produces MKRQADLTKRRAVDLCRVSTCLCRMR; encoded by the coding sequence ATGAAGCGACAGGCGGATCTCACGAAGCGGCGGGCGGTAGACCTGTGCCGCGTGTCCACCTGCCTGTGTCGAATGCGCTGA
- a CDS encoding sulfurtransferase — protein MSRSDVLVDADWVQARLDDPKVVVVEVDEDTSAYDKNHIRNAVRIDWKKDLQDPVRRDFIDQAGFEALLSAKGIANDDTVVLYGGNNNWFASYAYWYFKLYGHGDVRLLDGGRKKWELDSRELVVEQPERPATAYRAKAVDSSIRAFRDDVVNAIGTLNLVDVRSPDEFSGRLLAPAHLPQEQSQRPGHVPTARNIPWAKNANDDGTFKSDEELAALYTAEGVDLAKDTIAYCRIGERSALTWFVLHELLGQENVKNYDGSWTEYGSLVGVPIALGDN, from the coding sequence ATGAGCCGCAGCGACGTCCTGGTAGACGCCGACTGGGTCCAGGCCCGCCTGGACGACCCGAAGGTCGTCGTCGTCGAGGTCGACGAGGACACCTCCGCGTACGACAAGAACCACATCCGCAACGCCGTCCGGATCGACTGGAAGAAGGACCTCCAGGACCCGGTCCGCCGCGACTTCATCGACCAGGCCGGCTTCGAGGCGCTGCTCAGCGCCAAGGGCATCGCCAACGACGACACCGTGGTGCTCTACGGCGGCAACAACAACTGGTTCGCCTCGTACGCCTACTGGTACTTCAAGCTGTACGGCCACGGCGACGTCCGCTTGCTGGACGGCGGCCGCAAGAAGTGGGAGCTCGACTCCCGCGAGCTGGTCGTCGAGCAGCCCGAGCGCCCCGCCACGGCGTACCGGGCCAAGGCCGTGGACTCCTCGATCCGCGCCTTCCGCGACGACGTCGTGAACGCGATCGGCACCCTGAACCTGGTCGACGTGCGCTCGCCCGACGAGTTCTCCGGCCGCCTGCTCGCCCCGGCCCACCTTCCGCAGGAGCAGTCGCAGCGCCCGGGCCACGTCCCGACCGCACGCAACATCCCGTGGGCCAAGAACGCCAACGACGACGGCACCTTCAAGTCGGACGAGGAGCTCGCGGCGCTCTACACCGCCGAGGGTGTCGACCTGGCGAAGGACACCATCGCCTACTGCCGCATCGGCGAGCGCTCCGCGCTCACCTGGTTCGTGCTGCACGAGCTGCTGGGCCAGGAGAACGTCAAGAACTACGACGGCTCCTGGACCGAGTACGGCAGCCTCGTGGGCGTGCCGATCGCGCTCGGCGACAACTGA
- a CDS encoding DUF1416 domain-containing protein: MCGAKAGGPDLAGVDVASETIIQGSVTRGEEPVHGYVRLLDQNGDFTAEVPTSSTGQFRFFARPGTWTLRALVPGASVDRVVVASQGELTEVAIAV; encoded by the coding sequence ATGTGCGGTGCGAAGGCCGGCGGCCCGGACCTGGCAGGAGTTGACGTGGCCAGCGAGACGATCATTCAGGGTTCCGTGACCCGAGGCGAGGAGCCGGTGCACGGTTACGTGCGCCTGCTCGACCAGAACGGCGATTTCACGGCGGAGGTGCCCACCTCGTCGACCGGACAGTTCCGGTTCTTCGCCCGCCCCGGTACCTGGACGCTGCGCGCCCTGGTGCCCGGCGCGAGCGTCGACCGCGTGGTGGTCGCCTCCCAGGGCGAGCTCACCGAGGTCGCGATCGCGGTCTGA
- a CDS encoding DUF3099 domain-containing protein: MRAHRRHVRYFVMMGVCLGLFVLAWGVVRFWSVPAAIGMCVVAMVIPPLAAVLANRRDPDDDWWNDPRWDDPKWDDPGHDRDHPDHERRP; the protein is encoded by the coding sequence GTGCGGGCACACCGGCGCCACGTGCGCTACTTCGTGATGATGGGGGTCTGCCTCGGCCTGTTCGTGCTGGCCTGGGGCGTGGTGCGGTTCTGGTCGGTGCCGGCCGCGATCGGGATGTGCGTGGTGGCGATGGTGATCCCGCCGCTGGCGGCGGTCCTCGCCAACCGGCGCGACCCGGACGACGACTGGTGGAACGACCCGCGCTGGGACGACCCGAAGTGGGACGACCCCGGCCACGACCGGGACCACCCCGACCACGAACGCCGGCCGTAG
- a CDS encoding DsrE family protein, translating into MSKKLVIKVTAGADAPERCSQAFTVAAVAVASGVEVSLWLTGESSWFALPGRAAEFELPHAAPLPDLLESVLAAGTVTLCTQCAARRGIEEKDTVEGVRIAGAQVFLSEIMADGVQALVY; encoded by the coding sequence ATGTCGAAGAAGCTGGTCATCAAGGTCACTGCCGGGGCCGACGCGCCGGAGCGCTGCTCGCAGGCCTTCACGGTGGCCGCGGTCGCGGTCGCCAGCGGCGTGGAGGTCTCGCTCTGGCTGACCGGGGAGTCCTCCTGGTTCGCGCTGCCCGGTCGGGCGGCCGAGTTCGAACTGCCGCACGCGGCGCCGCTGCCGGACCTGCTGGAGTCGGTGCTGGCCGCCGGGACGGTCACCCTGTGCACCCAGTGCGCGGCACGGCGCGGGATCGAGGAGAAGGACACCGTCGAGGGTGTCCGGATCGCGGGCGCCCAGGTCTTCCTGAGCGAGATCATGGCCGACGGCGTGCAGGCCCTGGTCTACTGA
- a CDS encoding FABP family protein, with translation MIEIPSDLHKDVVPLAFLLGTWEGAGVFDFPGSEKCNFGQEVVFRHDGRAFLEFRSRTWVLNNEGEKVGPLENEHAFWRVTTNQHGSTGEREIEVSSVRDDGTVEIWYGKLHDGKPQIDLATDAVARIEGSAAYTGGKRLFGLVGEELLWVGEKAAPEVPLRPYMSAQLKKVLNPAKLIQDIADLPDDGIAFFR, from the coding sequence ATGATCGAGATCCCTTCAGACCTCCACAAGGACGTCGTCCCGCTGGCCTTCCTCCTGGGGACCTGGGAGGGCGCAGGCGTCTTCGACTTCCCCGGCAGCGAGAAGTGCAACTTCGGCCAGGAGGTCGTGTTCCGGCACGACGGCCGGGCCTTCCTGGAGTTCCGCTCCCGCACCTGGGTGCTGAACAACGAGGGCGAGAAGGTCGGCCCGCTGGAGAACGAGCACGCCTTCTGGCGCGTCACCACCAACCAGCACGGCAGCACCGGTGAGCGCGAGATCGAGGTCTCCTCCGTCCGCGACGACGGCACCGTGGAGATCTGGTACGGCAAGCTGCACGACGGCAAGCCGCAGATCGACCTGGCCACCGACGCGGTCGCCCGGATCGAGGGCTCCGCCGCGTACACCGGCGGCAAGCGGCTCTTCGGCCTGGTCGGCGAGGAGCTGCTGTGGGTCGGCGAGAAGGCCGCCCCCGAGGTGCCGCTGCGGCCGTACATGTCGGCCCAGCTCAAGAAGGTGCTCAACCCGGCCAAGCTGATCCAGGACATCGCGGACCTTCCGGACGACGGCATCGCCTTCTTCCGCTGA
- a CDS encoding Fur family transcriptional regulator, whose amino-acid sequence MANTDTPSGLQGTTDWKTDLRERGYRLTPQRQLVLEAVDTLDHATPDEILSQVRKTASGVNISTVYRTLELLEELGLVSHAHLGHGAPTYHLAGRHTHLHLVCRDCDKVTETDTAIAAPLIDSLRAEHGFDTDLKHFAIFGRCADCTAKREQPQAG is encoded by the coding sequence GTGGCCAACACCGACACCCCCAGCGGACTCCAGGGCACCACCGACTGGAAGACCGACCTGCGCGAGCGCGGCTACCGGCTCACCCCGCAGCGCCAGCTGGTGCTGGAGGCGGTGGACACCCTCGACCACGCCACCCCGGACGAGATCCTCTCCCAGGTCCGCAAGACCGCCAGCGGGGTGAACATCTCCACCGTGTACCGCACGCTGGAGCTGCTGGAGGAGCTGGGCCTGGTCAGCCACGCGCACCTCGGCCACGGCGCCCCCACCTACCACCTGGCCGGCCGCCACACCCATCTGCACCTGGTCTGCCGGGACTGCGACAAGGTCACCGAGACCGACACCGCGATCGCGGCCCCGCTGATCGACAGCCTGCGCGCCGAGCACGGCTTCGACACCGACCTCAAGCACTTCGCGATCTTCGGCCGTTGCGCCGACTGCACCGCGAAGCGGGAGCAGCCGCAGGCCGGTTGA
- a CDS encoding folate-binding protein YgfZ: protein MKSPLLALPGAVPAEGADEGVAAHYGNIFREQRELAEGRGFVDLSHRGVVTVSGADRLSWLHLLITQHVSELPPQQATEALVLSPNGHVEHALYLVDDGTTTWAHVEPGTQQALVAYLESMKFFYRVEVADATAEYAVVHLPAGSTASAEGAAAVRELSYGRDLFVPRAELARLTAGYGPAAGVWAYEALRVEGHRPRLGFETDHRTIPHEVDWLGSAVHLQKGCYRGQETVARVHNLGRPPRRLVFLHLDGTEEKLPAHGTEVRLAADGGAGRALGFVTSSARHHELGPIALALVKRNVPVDAVLLAGTVPATQDVVVPQ from the coding sequence ATGAAGAGCCCGCTGCTTGCCCTGCCCGGTGCCGTCCCCGCCGAGGGGGCCGACGAGGGCGTCGCCGCCCACTACGGCAACATCTTCCGCGAGCAGCGCGAGCTCGCCGAGGGCCGCGGCTTCGTCGACCTCTCGCACCGCGGCGTGGTCACCGTCAGCGGCGCCGACCGGCTGTCCTGGCTGCACCTGCTGATCACCCAGCACGTCAGCGAGCTGCCGCCGCAGCAGGCCACCGAGGCGCTGGTGCTCTCCCCGAACGGCCACGTCGAGCACGCCCTCTACCTGGTCGACGACGGCACCACGACCTGGGCCCACGTCGAGCCGGGCACCCAGCAGGCGCTGGTCGCCTACCTGGAGAGCATGAAGTTCTTCTACCGGGTGGAGGTCGCCGACGCCACGGCCGAGTACGCGGTGGTGCACCTGCCCGCCGGCTCCACGGCCTCCGCCGAGGGCGCCGCCGCGGTGCGCGAACTCTCCTACGGGCGGGACCTCTTCGTGCCGCGCGCCGAGCTCGCCCGGCTCACCGCGGGCTACGGCCCGGCCGCCGGGGTGTGGGCGTACGAGGCGCTGCGGGTCGAGGGGCACCGGCCCCGGCTCGGCTTCGAGACCGACCACCGCACCATCCCGCACGAGGTGGACTGGCTGGGCAGCGCCGTCCACCTGCAGAAGGGCTGCTACCGGGGCCAGGAGACGGTCGCCCGGGTGCACAACCTCGGCCGGCCGCCGCGCCGGCTGGTCTTCCTGCATCTGGACGGCACGGAGGAGAAGCTGCCCGCGCACGGCACCGAGGTCCGGCTCGCGGCGGACGGCGGGGCGGGCCGTGCGCTCGGCTTCGTCACCTCCTCGGCCCGCCACCACGAGCTCGGGCCGATCGCGCTCGCGCTGGTGAAGCGGAACGTGCCGGTGGACGCCGTGCTGCTGGCCGGTACCGTGCCGGCCACCCAGGACGTGGTGGTCCCGCAGTAG